The Pontibacter pudoricolor genome contains a region encoding:
- the ftsZ gene encoding cell division protein FtsZ produces MSMYTFDLPSSSKSIIKVIGVGGGGSNAVNHMYNQGIKDVEFIICNTDAQALKSSSVPTRLALGQNLTEGLGAGANPEKGKQAALESKEEIREMLSNDTKMVFITAGMGGGTGTGAAPVIAKVAKELGILTVGIVTAPFGFEGRKKKQAAEDGVRELSENCDTILVILNDKLREMFGNLTIREAFAKADNVLTTAAKSIAEIITVTAEVNVDFEDVKTVMKDSGAAVMGSAITEGEGRALRAAEEALSSPLLNNTDIHGAQKILLSIMSGEQAELEMDELTEITEYIQDKAGQEAEVIFGHGIDSDLGQSIRVTVIATGFASNTDNLMEPKKTVFDLESQKKIEVAEPAKPEVIEVTTFVPKQVAAPAPIVQAPAPAPIPAPVPAPQYEAVRKPVEQQPTRIVFDLGATDTPESFYPPKADDRVAREVEERELMKRRQEERRERLRRLSSEITTEAIKEKLEVPAYLRRNVALESVAHSSERNISRFNLNDDNEILGDNRFLHDNVD; encoded by the coding sequence ATGAGCATGTACACTTTCGACTTACCGTCAAGCAGTAAGTCTATCATTAAGGTGATTGGTGTCGGGGGCGGTGGAAGCAACGCTGTGAACCATATGTATAACCAGGGCATTAAAGATGTTGAGTTTATCATATGTAATACCGATGCACAAGCCCTTAAAAGCAGCAGCGTTCCTACCAGACTGGCACTTGGTCAAAACCTGACAGAAGGCCTTGGCGCAGGAGCGAACCCTGAAAAAGGCAAGCAAGCTGCTCTTGAAAGCAAGGAAGAAATCCGTGAAATGCTGAGCAACGATACCAAAATGGTATTTATTACGGCAGGTATGGGTGGTGGTACTGGTACTGGTGCTGCTCCTGTAATTGCAAAAGTTGCTAAAGAGCTAGGTATACTTACAGTTGGTATAGTTACAGCTCCTTTCGGTTTTGAAGGCCGTAAGAAGAAGCAGGCTGCTGAAGATGGTGTTAGAGAACTAAGCGAAAACTGCGATACGATCCTGGTGATCCTGAACGACAAGCTGCGCGAGATGTTTGGTAACCTGACCATCCGGGAGGCATTTGCAAAAGCAGATAACGTGTTAACTACAGCTGCTAAATCTATAGCTGAGATTATTACAGTTACAGCTGAAGTAAACGTTGACTTTGAAGACGTTAAAACGGTAATGAAAGACTCTGGTGCCGCAGTGATGGGTTCTGCGATAACAGAAGGCGAAGGCCGTGCGTTACGTGCTGCTGAAGAAGCGCTTTCTTCTCCGTTATTGAACAACACTGACATTCATGGTGCTCAGAAAATCCTTCTTTCAATTATGTCTGGTGAGCAGGCAGAGCTTGAGATGGATGAGTTGACTGAGATTACAGAATATATCCAGGACAAAGCTGGCCAGGAAGCTGAAGTTATTTTCGGTCATGGTATTGATTCTGACCTGGGCCAAAGCATTCGCGTTACTGTTATTGCGACAGGTTTTGCCAGCAATACGGATAACCTGATGGAGCCTAAAAAAACGGTATTTGACCTGGAGAGCCAAAAAAAAATTGAAGTAGCTGAGCCAGCTAAGCCAGAAGTTATTGAGGTAACTACATTTGTGCCTAAGCAGGTGGCAGCGCCAGCTCCTATAGTTCAGGCGCCGGCTCCTGCACCAATCCCGGCACCGGTACCTGCCCCGCAGTATGAGGCAGTACGTAAGCCAGTTGAGCAGCAGCCAACCCGTATCGTGTTTGATCTGGGTGCTACGGACACACCGGAAAGCTTTTATCCGCCTAAGGCAGATGATCGCGTGGCCCGTGAAGTGGAGGAACGTGAGCTAATGAAGCGCAGACAGGAAGAGCGCCGTGAGCGTCTTCGCAGACTGAGTTCTGAGATCACGACGGAGGCTATAAAAGAGAAGCTTGAAGTGCCTGCTTACCTGCGCCGCAATGTAGCACTGGAGTCTGTAGCACATTCTTCAGAGCGTAACATCTCCCGCTTTAACTTGAATGATGATAATGAGATTTTAGGCGACAATCGTTTCCTGCACGATAACGTTGACTAA
- the ftsA gene encoding cell division protein FtsA, producing MQNDKIVVGLDIGTTKVCALVGRRNEYGKLEILGMGKAASEGVVRGMVSNIDKTVEAIRKAVSQAEAQADINIGVVNVGIAGQHIKSLQHNGSITRAVTDNEITVEDVNRLTNDMYRLVTPPGSEIIHVMPQEYKVDYEEGIVDPVGMSGVRLEGNFHIITAQSNAISNINKCVTRAGLEIDQLILEPLASCMSVLSDEEREAGVALVDIGGGTTDIAIFKDNIIRHTAVLPFGGNIITSDIKQGCMVMQNQAEQLKVKFGKAIADEASENEIVSIPGLRDRTPKEISLKNLAFIIEARMEEIVELVYAEIVRSGYANSLAAGIVITGGGAQLQNLVQLVEYISGMDTRIGYPNEHLGKSKIDAVKSPMYATSVGLVLAGFQSLDNRSAERVSEAPERIEYKKPAPKAGGKEGGIISMIKGFLSDDIDDNKQSY from the coding sequence ATGCAGAACGACAAAATAGTAGTAGGCTTGGACATTGGCACAACCAAAGTTTGCGCACTTGTAGGTCGGAGAAACGAGTATGGTAAGCTGGAGATCCTGGGAATGGGAAAAGCAGCTTCTGAAGGGGTTGTGCGTGGCATGGTCAGCAATATCGACAAAACGGTAGAAGCGATCAGAAAGGCAGTAAGCCAGGCAGAAGCGCAGGCAGACATTAACATTGGCGTAGTGAACGTAGGGATTGCCGGTCAGCATATTAAAAGTTTACAGCACAATGGCAGTATTACACGTGCCGTGACTGATAACGAAATTACTGTTGAAGACGTGAATCGCCTCACCAACGACATGTACCGTTTGGTAACACCTCCGGGGAGCGAGATCATTCATGTGATGCCGCAGGAGTACAAAGTTGATTACGAAGAAGGTATAGTGGATCCGGTTGGTATGTCTGGTGTGCGTCTGGAGGGTAACTTCCATATCATCACAGCACAGTCAAATGCTATCAGCAACATCAACAAATGCGTTACCCGTGCCGGCCTGGAAATTGACCAGCTGATACTGGAGCCCCTGGCCTCCTGCATGTCGGTGCTGAGCGATGAGGAACGTGAAGCAGGTGTGGCATTGGTTGATATTGGCGGTGGCACAACAGATATAGCAATCTTCAAAGACAATATTATCCGTCATACAGCTGTTTTACCTTTCGGTGGCAACATTATCACCTCCGATATAAAGCAGGGCTGCATGGTTATGCAGAACCAGGCGGAGCAACTGAAGGTAAAATTTGGTAAAGCTATTGCAGACGAAGCCTCAGAAAATGAGATAGTTTCTATCCCTGGATTAAGAGATCGTACGCCAAAAGAGATATCTTTGAAGAACCTTGCTTTTATTATAGAGGCAAGAATGGAAGAGATTGTAGAACTGGTATATGCCGAGATCGTGAGATCAGGGTATGCAAACAGTCTGGCAGCTGGTATAGTTATCACAGGCGGCGGGGCGCAGCTTCAGAACCTGGTGCAACTGGTAGAATACATTTCAGGCATGGATACGCGTATCGGTTATCCGAACGAGCACCTTGGCAAATCTAAAATTGACGCTGTGAAGAGCCCGATGTATGCAACCAGTGTGGGGCTTGTGCTTGCCGGTTTCCAGTCGCTGGACAATCGCAGTGCCGAAAGAGTATCGGAAGCACCGGAAAGAATAGAATATAAAAAACCGGCCCCTAAAGCCGGAGGTAAAGAAGGCGGCATCATCAGCATGATAAAAGGCTTCTTATCCGATGATATAGACGACAACAAACAAAGTTATTAA